A window of the Gordonia humi genome harbors these coding sequences:
- a CDS encoding VWA domain-containing protein, giving the protein MTSQPLARGQNTVLPVVDAVTIDVAGDGLDILAFALTASGSVRSDDYFVFFNQPRSPEGAITLTGPTRLSIGLGAVPVEIERIAVAVASEAPLGDRPMSARIVAGGEAIDAPAQGLSTERAAVLVEVYRRGGQWKVRCESAGWDAGFSALVRAMGVTVDEEPDAPAQPVPAQPVPAQPAIRMVKGEEKLSLEKRQKLDLRKEAVHRVLLTKGAAGCDARVILVVDKTLSMSALYRSGAMARVVERMIPVATQLYSDGNLEAYLYGKSFAKLPDVTVENSDRWVSTYIHLRGEHGAPMGPVIDYDKQIGGVNAELPIMSAILDDVAGGQPVLVLFFTDGGFHSKIPKIVQLITEAARRPVFWQFIGLGDNNFGVLRRLDDLGGRVVDNAGFFEVPDIDRRTDADLYADLLGEFPDWLRAATAAGIVDPRFTAPPR; this is encoded by the coding sequence ATGACATCACAGCCTCTGGCGCGTGGGCAGAACACGGTGCTGCCGGTCGTCGACGCCGTGACGATCGACGTCGCAGGCGACGGACTCGACATCCTCGCATTCGCGCTGACCGCGTCCGGGAGCGTCCGGTCGGACGACTATTTCGTCTTCTTCAACCAGCCGCGGTCTCCGGAAGGCGCGATCACGTTGACCGGACCAACCAGACTGAGCATCGGTCTGGGTGCCGTCCCCGTCGAGATCGAGCGGATCGCCGTCGCCGTGGCATCGGAGGCCCCGCTCGGCGACCGACCGATGTCGGCCCGGATCGTCGCAGGCGGCGAGGCGATCGACGCTCCCGCGCAAGGACTCTCGACCGAACGCGCCGCGGTCCTGGTCGAGGTCTATCGGCGCGGTGGCCAGTGGAAGGTACGGTGCGAATCAGCAGGGTGGGATGCGGGATTCTCCGCACTCGTCCGGGCGATGGGCGTGACCGTCGACGAGGAGCCCGACGCGCCCGCCCAGCCTGTTCCCGCCCAGCCTGTTCCCGCCCAGCCTGCGATCCGGATGGTCAAGGGCGAGGAGAAGCTGTCGCTGGAGAAGCGCCAGAAGCTCGATCTCCGCAAAGAGGCCGTGCACCGGGTCCTTCTCACGAAGGGAGCCGCGGGGTGCGACGCCCGAGTCATCCTGGTGGTCGACAAGACCCTGTCGATGTCGGCGCTCTACCGCAGCGGCGCCATGGCGCGCGTCGTCGAACGGATGATCCCGGTCGCCACCCAGCTGTACTCCGACGGGAATCTGGAGGCGTATCTGTACGGCAAGAGCTTTGCGAAGCTGCCGGACGTCACCGTCGAGAACTCCGACCGGTGGGTGAGCACGTACATCCACCTCCGCGGTGAGCACGGTGCGCCGATGGGGCCGGTCATCGACTACGACAAGCAGATCGGCGGGGTGAACGCCGAACTCCCGATCATGTCCGCGATTCTCGACGATGTCGCGGGCGGTCAGCCGGTCCTGGTCCTGTTCTTCACCGACGGCGGGTTCCACTCGAAGATCCCCAAGATCGTGCAACTCATCACCGAAGCCGCGCGGAGGCCGGTGTTCTGGCAGTTCATCGGGCTGGGGGACAACAACTTCGGCGTCCTGCGACGCTTGGACGACCTCGGTGGTCGAGTCGTCGACAATGCGGGGTTCTTCGAGGTGCCGGACATCGACAGGCGCACGGACGCCGACCTGTACGCCGATCTGCTCGGCGAGTTCCCCGACTGGCTGCGGGCGGCGACGGCGGCGGGCATCGTCGATCCGCGGTTCACTGCGCCGCCGCGCTGA
- a CDS encoding helix-turn-helix transcriptional regulator, with protein MPQTVRAFAPHREAAPLSTQLTPRAVAAWEARLGVDRQRMARPTHFVGPLGVQEWRGGTVMVPRDVENFRAVRYDRELSLTGSFCALHSPARIERTATLVEHEPRETLLVTVTSLRGRTVLRQNGQEYDYSAGDLVFVATTSPFAQATAAISDPAGLVIPLTMLGKHRALAERQRRPINKRSALSRAAAGFIRRFAADTAAADMPLPSSDTELAAVDLVTAALAELTVDDGYRLQDDALFNHQSALDLISRHHRDPEFTPDSIAAELHLSRRQLYRLFENTDQSLATRIADARVETAREMLLANPWLPIGNISAAAGFRSVATFRNRFKASHGVGPVEYRQRVMG; from the coding sequence GTGCCCCAGACCGTGCGAGCGTTCGCTCCGCACCGGGAGGCCGCGCCGCTCAGCACACAACTGACACCGCGCGCGGTGGCGGCCTGGGAGGCGCGTCTCGGCGTCGATCGGCAGCGAATGGCGCGACCGACGCATTTCGTCGGTCCGCTGGGGGTGCAGGAGTGGCGGGGCGGCACCGTGATGGTGCCGCGCGACGTCGAGAACTTCCGCGCGGTCCGTTATGACCGCGAATTGTCGCTGACGGGCTCCTTCTGCGCACTGCACTCGCCCGCCCGGATCGAGCGTACGGCGACCCTCGTCGAACACGAACCGCGCGAGACGCTGCTGGTGACCGTCACCTCGCTGCGTGGTCGAACTGTGCTCCGACAGAACGGGCAGGAGTACGACTACTCCGCCGGCGACCTGGTGTTCGTCGCGACGACGAGTCCGTTCGCGCAGGCCACCGCGGCGATCAGCGATCCCGCGGGTCTGGTGATCCCGCTCACCATGCTGGGGAAGCATCGGGCGCTCGCCGAACGCCAGCGCCGTCCGATCAACAAGCGCAGTGCGCTGTCGCGAGCGGCGGCGGGCTTCATACGTCGATTCGCCGCGGACACCGCGGCGGCGGATATGCCGTTGCCGTCCTCGGACACCGAGCTCGCCGCCGTCGACCTGGTGACGGCGGCTCTGGCCGAGCTCACCGTCGACGACGGCTACCGCCTGCAGGACGACGCCCTGTTCAACCATCAGTCGGCGCTGGATCTGATATCCCGGCACCACCGCGACCCCGAGTTCACCCCGGACAGCATCGCCGCGGAGCTGCATTTGTCGCGTCGCCAGCTGTACAGGCTGTTCGAGAACACCGACCAGTCGCTGGCCACCCGGATCGCGGACGCCCGGGTGGAGACCGCACGAGAGATGCTGCTCGCCAACCCCTGGCTGCCGATCGGCAACATCTCCGCGGCGGCGGGATTCCGTTCGGTGGCGACCTTCCGTAACCGATTCAAGGCGAGCCACGGTGTGGGCCCCGTAGAATACCGTCAGCGCGTGATGGGCTGA
- the fgd gene encoding glucose-6-phosphate dehydrogenase (coenzyme-F420) yields the protein MTSLKLGLKASAEQFGPRELVELGVAAEEFGLDSVTVSDHFQPWRHNGGHAPFSLAWMAAVGERTDHIQMGTSVLTPTFRYNPAVIAQAFATMGCLYPGRVMLGVGTGEALNEYATGFQGEWPEFKERFARLRESVRLMRELWTGNKVDFDGDYYHTQDAYMYDVPEQPIPVYIAAGGPVVARYAGRAGDGFICTSGKGMELYTEKLIPAVKEGAAKADRDVDGIDRMIEIKISYDRDPERALEQTRFWAPLSLTPEQKHSVNSSVEMERLADELPIDQVAKRWIVASNPEDALAQITPYLDAGLNHLVFHNPGADQRRFLQAFTEDVVPVLRGL from the coding sequence ATGACCTCGCTCAAACTCGGATTGAAGGCGTCGGCCGAGCAGTTCGGACCCCGTGAACTCGTCGAGCTCGGCGTGGCGGCCGAAGAGTTCGGCCTGGACTCGGTGACCGTCTCCGACCACTTCCAACCCTGGCGCCACAACGGCGGACACGCGCCGTTCTCCCTCGCGTGGATGGCCGCGGTCGGTGAACGCACCGACCACATCCAGATGGGCACCTCGGTCCTGACCCCGACCTTCCGCTACAACCCCGCCGTCATCGCCCAGGCCTTCGCCACCATGGGCTGCCTCTACCCGGGTCGCGTGATGCTCGGCGTCGGCACCGGCGAAGCGCTCAACGAGTACGCCACCGGCTTCCAGGGCGAATGGCCCGAGTTCAAAGAACGCTTCGCCCGCCTGCGGGAATCGGTGCGGTTGATGCGCGAGTTGTGGACCGGGAACAAAGTCGACTTCGACGGCGACTACTACCACACCCAGGACGCCTACATGTACGACGTCCCCGAACAGCCGATCCCGGTGTACATCGCCGCGGGCGGGCCGGTCGTGGCGCGGTATGCGGGCCGGGCCGGGGACGGTTTCATCTGCACGTCCGGCAAGGGCATGGAGCTGTACACCGAGAAACTCATTCCGGCGGTGAAGGAGGGAGCGGCCAAGGCCGACCGCGACGTCGACGGGATCGATCGGATGATCGAGATCAAGATCTCCTACGATCGAGATCCCGAGCGGGCGCTGGAGCAGACTCGGTTCTGGGCGCCGCTGTCGTTGACGCCGGAGCAGAAGCATTCGGTGAACTCGTCGGTCGAGATGGAGCGGTTGGCCGATGAGCTACCGATCGATCAGGTCGCCAAGCGGTGGATCGTCGCTTCGAACCCGGAGGACGCGCTCGCGCAGATCACGCCGTACCTCGATGCGGGTCTGAACCATCTGGTGTTCCACAATCCGGGTGCGGATCAGCGTCGATTCCTGCAGGCGTTCACCGAGGACGTCGTACCGGTGTTGCGCGGACTGTAG